CTCTGGCTCGGGCTGCTCATCGGTGGAGCCGGGGCTGGATTCGGTGCAGGCCTCGCGCTGGTGCTCGGGCTCGTCCAGCAGCGCTTCGGCGTGATTCCGTTGCCACAGGACGCCTACTATCTGGACACAGCGCCCGTCGAACTTCGCGCGCTCGACTTCGTCATAGTGACGACGCTGGCGCTCGTGCTGTGCGTGCTGGCCGCCTATCTGCCCGCGCGCGCCGCGGCCCGCGTCGAGCCCATCCGCACGATCCGCTTCGGCGGGTAGCGATGATAAATTTTGATGGGTGATGTTCGATTGGGGGCGACTCCAGATATCGAATCGCTTATCACTTCCTTTCTCCGTCTCCCTTTCCTTTTTCGTCTCTCCCCATGGCCCTCTCTGTTGGCGACGCCGCCCCCGACTTCACGCTCTACTCCGATGGCATGGAGGCCGTCACCCTCTCCGACGCGCTGAAGAACGGCAACGTGCTGCTGCTCTTCTTCCCGGGTGCCTTCACGAGCGTCTGCACCACCGAACTCAACACGGTCAACAACGACCTCGCGACCTACACCGACGCGAACGCTCAGGTCTTTGGCATCTCGACCGACTCGCCGTTCGTGCTGCAGGAGTTCAAGAAGGCGAACAGCCTGACGTTTCCGCTCCTCACCGACCACAACGCCGAGGTGTCGGCGCTCTACGACTCGAAGTATGACAACGACTTCACGTCGATGAACCTCGACCGCGTCTCGAAGCGCTCGGCCTTCGTGATCGCGCAGGACGGCACGATCCGCTACGCCGAGATCACGGCCAACGCCGGTGTGCAGCCTGACTTTGAGGCGATCCAGGGTGTGCTAGCTAGCCTCTAGCGCTGCGCTGTCACGTTGTTGCGTGTTACGTATTGCGTGTTACGTGTTGAGTAAGAACACACGCAACACGTAACACGCAATACGCATGGTTTCGATACGTCTATCGATTGATATGATTGACCAGATTCAAGCGAAAGCCAAAGCTCTCAACAAACGCATCGTCCTGCCCGAAGGTGAGGATGCTCGCACGCTCCATGCGATGAAGTGGATCGTCGACGAGGGACTCGCGCAGCCGGTGCTCCTGGGCAACCCCGACGTGGTGCTGCCGCTCGCCAAGCAGGAGGGCGTCACGATCCCGGATCACGTTCCGCTCATTCACCCCGCAGCCTCGGAGCACCGCGACGCGTTCGCGCAGACCTACTACGACCTCCGCAAGCGCAAAGGCGCGACCGAGGACGAGGCTCGTGCCGCCGTCGCCGACGAACTCGTGTTCGGCGCGCTGATGGTCCGACACGACCTCGTCGATGGCTCCGTCTCCGGCGCGGCGCACCCTAGTCCCGACGTGATCCGTGCGGCGATTCGCATGATCGGCGTCGGCGAGGCCTCTGCGCTGGTATCGAGCTTCTTCCTGATGGTGATGCCCGACGGGCGCGTCTGCACGTTCGCCGATTGTGCCGTGAACGTCGAGCCGGAGGCCGAGCAACTCGCTTCCATTGGCCTTGATGCGGGGCGCGCGCACCAGCAGCTCACGGGCGAGACGCCGCGCATTGCCTTCCTCTCGTTCTCGACCATCGGCTCGGCGGAGCACCCCGACGTGGACCGCGTGCGCGGCGCCGTGAAACTTGCCCGGGAGCGCCGCCCCGACTGGACAATCGACGGCGAGTTCCAGTTCGACAGCGCCTACGTCCCGAGCGTGGCCGCCCGCAAAGCGCCGAACTCGCCGCTCCAAGGCGACGCCAACGTGTTTGTCTTCCCGAACCTCGCGGCGGGCAATATCACCTACAAGGCCGTCCAGCGTACGTCGGGCGCCGAGGCCATCGGGCCGATCCTCGCTGGCCTCTCACAGCCTGCCAACGACCTCTCGCGCGGTGCCGACGCCGAGGACATCGTCAACGTCGTCTGCATCACCGCCTTGCAGGCCGACGGATGATCGCTGCGCTGCTCCAGTTCGGCCCCGCCTACCTCGACGTGGCGGGCAACCTCGACCGCGTCGAGGCGCTGCTAGACGGCGTCGACGCGGACCTCGTTGTGCTGCCGGAGTTGTTCGCGACGGGCTATTTCTTCCGCTCGCTCGAGGATTCAGCTAGCGTTTCGGAGCCGATCCCAGACGGTCCGACGACGGAGCGTTTGCAAACATGGGCCGCTGCGACGGGTGCGACGTTCGTGGCAGGGCTGCCCGAATTGGGCGACGATGGTAAGCGGTACAACTCCGCCGTTGTCGTGCGCCCCAACGGCTCGACGGAGACGTATCGCAAGGTGCACCTCTTCTACCGCGAGAAGGACTGGGCGGCCCCCGGCGACCTCGGCTTCCGTGTCTTCGACGCGACCACGCGCGACGGCATGCCGTATCGACTTGGCGTGATGATCTGTTTCGACTGGTACTTCCCCGAAGCCGCCCGCTCGCTTGCCTTGCAAGGTGCCGATGTGATCGCGCACCCGTCGAATCTCGTGCGCAAGGATTGCCCGCGCTCGATGCCGATCCGCGCGCTCGAAAACCACGTCGTCACGATCACAGCCAACCGGACAGGGACCGAGTCGGTTGGCGACGAAACGCTGACGTTCATCGGCCAGAGCGTGATCTGCTCGCCCGAAGGCCATCCCATCGCCAGCGCCGGGCGCGAGGAGACGACGGTGCTCACCGCCAAGTTCGACCCGCACGCCTCCCGTGAGCGCCAACTCACGGCGACCAACCACCTCTTCGGCGACCGCCGCCCAGACGTCTACACACTTGAATAGGGACGGAACTCGTCAAGGAAGCATCCGGCACGTCTACTCGTCGAAGCGGGGAGCTACCACCCTTGTCATGCTGAACTTGGTTCAGCATCTCAGCGATGCTTAGTCAAACTGCAGTCGTCAGAGATCCTGAATCAAGTTCAGGATGACACATAAGGGGGCTCTATGCGTTCGTGGCGCTAGCTTCCGTCACGCCCTCAAAGGTATAGCCGAAGGCTTCCAGGTCCACCGCATAGAAGTCGGCGACGAGGTCGATGCTCGAGTCGTCGTAGTAGGTGCGGTAGTCGCGGCGCTTCGACTTCTTGAGGTGGGGGAGCTGCACGTCCTTGCCGAGTCGTCGGGCGACCTCCTCGAAGCTCTGGTGCAGGTTCTCGAACCGCATCATGTAGTCGACGAGGAGCTTGCCGTCGCCGTCCGCGATCCAGTCGTGCTGGGGCATGAACATCCGAGGCTTGTCGTAAAACGCCGGGTCCTGGTCCTGGAGTGTCTGCCAGAGCCACGTCTGGAAGCCTGTTTCCGTGTCCGCGAGGCCCGTCTGGTCGGTCATCTTGCGGTAGTGGAACAGCGACACCGCGCGGTCCCACGGGTTGCGCACGATGCAGAACGTGAACTTCCGGTCCCACACGCCGCGCCCGAGCATCGTGATCTTCTCCTGCGCCGTCTTGTGCTCGAACCGCGCGCCAAGCGCCTTCTCGACGCTGCTGCCGCCCGTCTTGTTGATGTGGATGAAGACGAACGGCTGGAGGTGACGCTCGCGGAAGATCGCGGCGCGGTACTTCAACGTCTGCTTCAGAGGGGGCATTTCGAAGTGTGAGGGTCGAAGTGGGAAGGCGGAACTAGAGGCTCGACGTTCGGCCTTCGGCGTTCGCTGCTTCTATGCATTCGCCAGTGCCATGCGCTCGAACTGCTCGTTCGCGGCGACGAGTTCGTCGAAGGTGCCGGAGGCGGTGAGCGTGCCCTTTTCGAGGAAGAAGAGCTGGTCGCAGGACTGAACCGTGCTCAGGCGGTGGGCGATGGTGATGAGCGTCCGCTCGCCGCGCAGCGCCTCGATGGCGTGCATGACGGCGCGCTCCGTCTCGTTGTCGAGCGCTGAGGTCGCCTCGTCGAACACGAGCACCTGTGGGTTGTGGTAGAGCGCCCGTGCGATGCCGATGCGCTGCCGCTGGCCGCCCGAGAGCCGGATGCCGCGCTCCCCGACCACCGTCTCGTACCCCTCTTCGAGGCCGTCCTTGATGAAGTCGTGGATGTTGGCCGCTTTAGCCGCGCGGATGACGGCGTCCATGTCGACTTCGGCCTCGCCAAAGGCAATGTTGGAGGCCACCGTGTCGTCGATGAGGACGATGTTCTGGGGGACATAGCCGCAGTGCTTCTGCCAGGCGGGGAGGAGGTCGTCGGTGACGGTCTGCCCGTCCACGACGAGCGCGCCGTCCTGTGGGCGGAGCAGCCCGAGGAGCAGGTCCACGACCGTCGTCTTGCCCGAGCCCGTCGGGCCGACGAAGCCGACTGACTCGCCCTTGCGGATCGTGAGCGACAGATCGCGGAAGAGTGGCGCGCTCTCGGGGTAGCCGAATGTCACGCCGCGCAACGCGACGGCGCCCTCAAACGGGACGGCGTTGTCGCGGACGACCTCCTTGCGGCGGCGGCGCTGGTTGTTGATCGCGTCGCCCTGGCCCTTCAGGTCGTCGTAGATGCGGGCGAGCGCGGCGTCGTTGAAGGAGATCTTCGCCATCGAGATGTAGACCTCTTGGAGGTTCGGCTTGAGCCGGAGGATGGCGTAGGCGTAGACGCCGAGCAGCGGGATGATCTCCGCGACGTTCTTTTCGAGCGCGATGTAGTAGAGTACGATCAGCAGGATGCCGCCGAAAGCAAGCGTTTCCATCGCGTACTGCGGGATCTTGGCGATCACGTTCTGGGTGACGAGCCGCTCGGCGAACGTGCGCGACGGCTTCGAGAACCGGTCGAGGAACGGCTCCTCCAAATGGAGCAGCTTCACGTCCTTGACGGCCATGAACGCCTCGCTCGCGATCTTGAAGCGCTGCCCGTTGGCCGCCACGCGCTCTTTGCCTGTGCGAAGCAGCTTGCGCTTGACCGAGAGGTAAATCAGGCTGTAGGCCCCGCCAAATACCACGAACGCCCCCACCGAGAGCAGCGGGTCCACCGCGATGAGCAGGATGAAGATGAACACGCTCACCACGCCACGGGCGACGAGCACCATGCACGGCTGGAGGATGCCGTTGACGATCTCGTTGACCTCGTAGAGGAGGTTCTTGCCAAGCTCGGCCGAGTTGGTGCGGAGGTAATAGAGGTAGGGGCGGTAGAGGTATGACTTCAGCAGCCGCATCGAGAGCGAGTGACGACGCATCTGTGTGAACCGCGCCATCGCCCACGCGACGAGCGTGTTGAACACGTTGCCGAGCACCAGCAGCGTGAGCGTCACGCAGCCGAGCGCCATCAGGAAGCCCTCCGTGGTCGCGAAGCCGAAGTAGGTGTAGACCCGCGCGAGCCACACATTCGTCTCGACCGAACTGGGGTCGGCGACGACCTGGAGAAACGGGGCTACGGAGCCGATGCCGGCCACCTGCAGCAGCGCCATCCCGATAATGGCTGGAACCAGGAGGTAGACACGGCGGCGCTCACTCGGCGTGAGCACCTGAAAGAGCTTGCGGTACGTGCCCGTCGAGCGCATGGGAGGGGTGCGGAGGGTAGGGTGCGGCTGTGGTGCCGCGGCAGCGAGTTGGCGCAATATCCCCAAAGACGACACACGGTTGGGGGGTGCCCGAAAGCTTCACAGCCGCAGCGAACGACCCTCACAGCGAAGAGGAAGCCAGGCCTCGCCACGACCAATCAACCTCCCGCGCAGGAACGTATGCGCGACAGTCTGCCCAGCCGAATGTGCATGGACCCTGACAGCGTCGCAGCGGTTCAGTCTCGGTACCTACGCCATCTTCCGCTTACCCCTCGGCACGATGAACGCCAAGCACGTCCAGACCCTCCACATCGATGGCATGAGCTGTGCCCACTGCGTCCGTGCCGTTGAGTCCGCGCTCACGGGGCGCGACGGCGTCGAGATCGAGTCGGTCGAGATTGGCTCGGCGACCATCCACTTCGACCCGGCGAAAACGAGTTTGCCCGAACTCGCGGCGCTGATCGAGGAGGAGGGCTATGCCGTCAAGCAGTAGCGCAGGTCCAGTCTAGCACGATGCGTCCTGTCGCCCTACCAAAGTCGCCAGTCACGGAGAGCGATGCAACGAGCGTCACAGCTCCGAATGCAGGCACGGCGACCGCCACGCTCTCGGTGCAGGGGATGACCTGCGCTGCGTGCTCTGGCCGTGTCGAGCGCGCCTTGGGCAAGGTGCCGGGCGTCGTGGAGGCGACGGTCAACCTCGCCACGGAGCGCGCGACGGTACGCTTTCGCCCCGCCGAGGTCGCCCGCCTCGACCTCGACCAGGTCGTCCGGGACGCGGGCTACGACGTGATCTCGGTCGCTGAGGCCGTGAGCGACGTGGTCCCAGCACGAGATGACGCCGAGCAAAAAGCGCGGGCGCAGGAACGCCGCTCGCTTCAGCGTCGCCTCTGGATCGCGGCGGGCTTCACGCTACCCATCGTGCTCCTCGACATGGGGGCGATGCTCGTGCCACCCGTCCACGAGGCGCTGATGGCGCTGCTCCCGATGCAGACCTGGCGGTTCGTGTTCTTCGCGCTCGCCAGCGTCGTGCAGTTCGGGCCGGGGCTGCGCTTCTACCGCACCGGCTGGGCCGCCGTCCGCCACGGCGCGCCGGACATGAACACGCTCGTGGCGCTGGGCACGAGCGCGGCGTACGGCTACTCCGTCGTCGCCACGTTCCTCCCGTCGATTCTGCCGCCGGGCGCCAACCACGTCTACTACGAGGCGTCGGCGACGGTCATCACGCTGATCCTAGTCGGGAAGTACCTCGAAGCCCTCGCCAAAGGCCGCACCTCCGAGGCGATCCGCGCGCTGCTGCGTCTTCAGCCCGACACCGCACGAGTCGAACGAAGCGGGCAGTATGTGGAAACGCTAATCGCCGAGGTCGTCGTTGGCGACCGCGTGCAGGTACGACCTGGGGAGCGTGTCCCTGTGGACGGGACGGTGGTTGAGGGCCGCTCATTTGTGGACGAGGCGATGCTGACAGGCGAGCCCGTACCCGTCGAGAAAGGGGAGGGTGACCTAGTTGTGGGCGGAACGGTCAACCAGGCCGGGAGCTTCACGCTCCGCGCGACACAAGTAGGAGCCAACACCGTCTTGCAGCAGATCATCCGCATGGTCGAGGCGGCGCAGGGCTCGAAGCCCGCCGTCCAGGCGCTCGCGGATCGCGTCGTGGCCGTGTTCGTCCCCATCGTGCTCATCATCGCTGCGTCGACGTTCGCCGTATGGCTCGCCGTCGGACCTGACCCCGCGCTGACGTATGCGCTCGTGGCGGCTGTGTCAGTGCTCATTATCGCGTGCCCCTGCGCGATGGGGCTCGCGACGCCAACGGCCGTGATGGTCGGCACGGGCAAAGCCGCCCAACTCGGCGTGCTGTTCCGTCGCGGCGAGGCCTTGCAGACGCTCACCGAGGTCGAGGTCGTCGCGCTCGACAAAACGGGGACGCTCACGGAGGGGCGGCCCACGCTCACCGACGTGGTAACAGCCTCCGGCTTCGAGGACGACGAGGTGCTGCGTCTCGTGGCGGCGGTCGAAGCACGGTCCGAGCACCCCATCGCTGCCGCGCTCATGCGGGCCGCCGAGGAGCGCGGTCTGGACGCTCCGGATGTTTCCGGGTTCACGGCAACGCCTGGCTTCGGTGTAGCCGGTGCGATCGAAGGGCAAGCGATTGTCGTGGGGGCCGACCGCTTCATGGCCCAGCAGGGACTCGACGTGGATGCGTTCGCGGCCGTCGCCGAACGCCTCGCCGCCGAGGGCAAGACGCCGCTCTACGCCGCCATCGACGGGCACCTCGCCGCCATCCTCGCGGTGGCTGATCCAGTCAAGCCGACCACGCCCGCCGCCATCGCGTCGCTTCGTGGCCTCGGGTTGCGCGTGGCGATGGTCACGGGCGACACCGCGACTACGGCGCACGCGATCGCGGCCCGACTTGGCATCGACGACGTGCGGGCTGAGGTGCTGCCCGCCGACAAAGCTGAGGCCGTGCAAGCATTGCAACATGGGGCGCGCCGTGTCGCCTTCGTGGGCGACGGCATCAACGACGCGCCCGCGCTCGCGCAAGCCGACGTGGGCGTTGCCATCGGGACGGGCACCGACATCGCCATCGAGGCGGCGGACCTGGTGCTGATGGGCGATGATCTCCGTGGACTGACCCGATCACTTGGACTCGCTACGGCCACGCTGCGCACGATCCGGCAAAACCTGTTCTGGGCGTTTGCCTACAACGTCGTCCTGATCCCCGTTGCGGCGGGCGTGCTCTATCCACTCACCGGGACGTTGCTCTCTCCCGTCTTCGCGGCGGCTGCGATGGGGCTGTCAAGCGTCTTCGTCCTCGCGAACGCGCTCCGGCTGCGTCGTTGGACGCCTGCTACCTAGCACCGTGCCGGATCCCGTCGTCGCCCGCTTCGAACAGACTGTGCCGCACCTGCCGCACGAGAGCACAGGCGATGTCTTCCACGACCTCGTGAGCTGCCTCGTCGAGCAGCAGATCCACTACCGAAGCACAAAGCACGTCTTCGCCCGCGCCCTCGACCGTGTCACCCCCGACACGTTCGGCGTGTTCGAAAAGGACGGACTCGCCGACGTGCGGTTGTCTCGCCAGAAGCGCGATGCGCTAGCAGCCACCGTCACATTCATCCGTGACGGCGATGCCATCGACTGGGCCGCGTTGTCCGATGCCGAGGTCCGCAACATGCTGAAAAAGATTCGCGGCGTCGGCATCTGGACCATCGACATGGTGCTGCTCTACACGCTGGAGCGCCCCGACATTTTTCCCGCGGATGACTACCACCTCAAGCAGATCATGGGCACGCTCTACGGCATCGAGCCGGGCAACGGCCAGAAACGGCGGATGAGGGACATGGCCGAGGCGTGGCGGCCCGAGCGGTCGCGCGTCGTGCGGCTTCTGCTCGCCTGGAAGGCGTGGCAGCGCGAATGCGCCCGGTAACCGCACCGATGGCCAACATCACGTCTCAACGTTCCGGGACCGCCGACCTCGCTCTCAAGGGTGGGGGCATTCCGCCGTGGCTCTTCCGGCGGATGACGAAGCTGAGCCTGCACGTCACCGAAACGATCGTTGCCGACTATGGGACGCAGGGCTTTCTGAAGCGGCTCTCCGATCCGTTCTGGCTCCAGAGCTTTGCCGCGGTCATCGGGATGGACTGGAACTCGTCGGGCGTGACAACCGCCGTGCTTCGCGCGCTTAAGACCGCACTCAATCCGCGCGCGGACGACCTCGGCTTGATTGTGTGCGGCGGCAAGGGCAAGCGCTCGCTCCAGACTCCGCACGAACTCGTCTGCTACGGCGACCGGACGGGCCTTGACGGCGACGCGCTCGCCCGCGCGAGTATGCTCAGCGCCAAGGCGGACAGCACCGCGGCGCAGGACGGCTTCCAACTCTACATCCACGGATTCATCGCCATCGCCGACGAGGAGTGGACGGTGATCCAGCAGGGCATGAGGCCCGCCGACCGCAGCGCGCGGCGCAGTGGAACGTGCCAAGCTGGGGCAGACGGATAGGGCGGAGGCACCCCGCCACCTCACGCGCCTTGCGCAGAAGCTCGAAGACGGCTACACTCCGCGTCCGTTTTTCGACGAGGCCGTTGAGCGCGAGCGCCGCGATAGCTGGAAGCACGGCGGGCGCACAGTCCAGGGGGCTGCGATGCCCCCTGACTCTGGTGACAGGCAACGGGGTCAGTTGGATCTGTTCGGCTCGGGATGAGCACCCAGTGTAGCTGCAGGGCAATACGGGACGACCTGGACGCGAGGGATCAGCAACGGCAGTATCCTACCGCGCTCCGTAATCGTACGTCTATGCTCTCCTCATTTCTGGGTAGTTACTGGCCTCGTCTGCCCCTTCTGTTCACGGCGTTGTCGCTGGTGTGGGGTGGGCTGTGGATCGGCTCGACGCAGACAGACATGTCGTTCGTGCTGGCTGTCGATCTCGTGCTGCCCGAGGTGACCTACTGGAATGGATGGGCGATGCTCACGCCTGTGATCGTCTGGCTGGCCCATCGATCCGTCAACGCTTTTCGCCGCCCGTCGTGGCAGTGGGCCCTGCACCTGCCGCTCGGCCTGCTCGTGGGAGCCGCTGCCTACGCTCTGGGTGCCGGGCTCTACGCAGCGGCGTACGTGCTAGTGGAGGCGGGAGGAATGCCCCTCGGCGAGACGCTGGGCGCGCGCATCGCGGAACGCTCGGAGATTCTCGTGAGCTTTTGGATCCCGTTCGGCTTCCTCGTCTACGTCCTGCTGATCGGCGTCGGGCTCACCCAGGGCTACCTGCGTCGGCTCCGCAACGAGGAGCGGCAGTCGGCGGCCCTACGCGCCCAACTCGCTGAGGCCCGCCTCGACGTACTCGCGCGGCAACTGCACCCGCACTTCCTCTTCAACGCGCTCAACACGATCTCGGCGACCCTGCACGAAGACCCGGCGGCGGCGGATCGGATGCTCAGCCGGCTCGGCGGTTTTCTTCGGCGCACGCTCGACCAAGTAGACCGGCCCGTGGTGCCATTGCGCGACGACCTCGCCTTTTGCAGGCAGTACCTCGGCATCGTCCAGGACCGCTTCGAGACGCGCCTGACCGTGGACTTCGATGTCGATCCGGTGGTGGAGGACGCGGCGGTGCCCTACCTGCTGTTGCAACCGCTCGTCGAGAACGCCGTGCAGCATGGCGTGGCGCGGCATGCCGGCCCGGCCACCGTTGAGGTGCGAGGACGAAGGGACGATGCAGCGGTCACGATCGAGGTGTACAACTCGGCGCCTCCTGGAGGGCTGGCCGACGCCTCGAAGCGAAGGGAGGTGGGACTCGGGCTTGCCAACACGCGGGCACGCCTGGAGGCCGCGTTCGCTGGCTCCGCTCAGGTAGCGCCCTCAGTCGTGCTCGCGCCCGCTGAGGGAGGCGTGGTGGCGCGGCTCCGCTTTCCATACCGCTCCGTCAAAGACACGGCAGTCACCGCAGACGTGGTCGCGGCCGATGGGTAGCGCTGCGTATTCCGCGACAAGTCGCCTCCGAACCGTGGCCGTAGACGACGAGCCGCCTGCGTTGCGGAAGTTGGCACGATGGCTGGCCGAGGACCCCGACATCGAAGTCGTGGCGACCTGCGCCGACGGCTTCGAGGCGCTCGACGTGTTGGAACAGCATCGCGTCGACCTGCTCGTCCTCGACATTCAGATGCCCGAACTGTCAGGCTTCGACGTGCTCCGGCGACGCCCGCCGGGTCCTGAGCCAGTTGTCGTCTTCGCGACGGCCTACGACGCCTACGCCATCCAGGCGTTTGAGCACCACGCCGCGGGCTACCTGCTGAAGCCGTACGATCGGGCTCGGTTCGCTTCGACCCTCGCTCATGCCAAGGCGCAACACCGAGGGCGCTCGCCGAGTGGCGAGGCCAAGGCGCACACCCAGGCGGCCCTAGCGTCCTTGCTCGACGCGGTACGCCCCCAGGAGCCCTACCTCGACCACCTCGCCGTGCGCCTCGCCGACCGAGTCGACCTGGTGCGGGTCGCCGACGTGGACTGGATCGAGGCCAGCGGCAACTACGTGACGGTGCATGCCGGGGGAACTCGACATCTGATCCGCACCTCGCTCACGCGTGTGGCCTCCCGGCTCGACCCGCGGCGCTTCCTCCGCATCCATCGCTCGACGGTGGTCCACCTCGACCGCGTGCAGTCTCTAGTCCCGGCCTCCCACGGCGACTACACGGTGGTTCTGCGCGACGGCACGACGTTGAACATGAGCCGAACCTACCGCGAGCACCTTCAGCGCGTGCTCGAACTCGGTTTTTAAGCGACACGCCACACGGGGCGGTCGGGAGATGGGCCTGTCGTTTCAGAGGCCTGTCGTGCCGGTTTACACCAGCAGGGTCCGGCTCGGCCCTGCGCGAGGGTCGCTGGGGAGTGAGTCGCCTACGTTGCGCGGCGCGTGGGGCCGAGGTGGCCCGCGCTCATGCTCGACCACCTACGTAGTGACCACTATGCGTCTCCTGCTTCTCCTCGTTTTTCTCGCTCCGGCCGCGCTCGCTCAGACCGTGAGCAGCATCTCTTTCCGCTCGTCCCAAACGATGGACGGGCTCTATGTGGACGAGGTCACCGGCGAGCTTTTCGCCGTCGGCGGCTTCATCGGGACCAATGTCTACAGCGTCGAGCCAGCGGGTGGGCTGAGCGTATTCGCCACAGGGCTGACTGGGCCGATTCACCTGACCCGCGCGCCGGACGGCAACTACTACGTGACCGAGTTCACGCCGCTCAATACGCAGAACGGCACCGTGAGCCGTGTCACGCCCACGGGCGATGTCACGGAGTTCGCAGTCGTCCCCGCTGGGCCGAGCGACATCGTGGCTGACGCCGAGGGCAACCTCTACGTCTCGCAATTCGGCATCGTGAGCAACGATCCGAGCACCAACGGCAACGGCGATAGCATCACGAAGATCACGCCCGACGGCACCGTCTCCGTGTTCTCGGCAGGCGGCTTGCTCGCGGCCCCTGTCGGGCTCGACTTCGACGACGAGGGTAACCTCTATGCGGCCAACATCTTCGATGGCCTTATCGTCAAAATGACGCCCGACGGCACGCAGTCGCTCTTTGCCTCGTTGCCCGTGACGGCGCCCTTCACGATCGGGCACCTTGTTTGGTCCAACGGACGGCTCTACGCGACCCATCTCGGGGCCAACCAGATCCACGTCTTCGAGCGCGACGGCACCGGCCGCGTACTCGCCGGTAGTGGCGAAAACGGTCGACAGGATGGCCCCGCTGCCGAGGCCACGTTTAGCAGCCCCAACGGCATCGCCGCCTCCGTCACGGGGGACACGCTCTACGTCAGTGAGTACATCGGCGCCGTCAACCGCATCCGCATGATCACGCTCGACGGGGCCGTCTCCACTGAACCGGACGCGCGGGACATGGGCCTTGAATTGCAGCACTATCCGAACCCCATCGCGGACGCGGCGCAGATCACGTACGCGTTGGATGCACCGGCTGAGGCAACGCTCACGGTCTACGATGCATTGGGGCGGACCGTCGCCCGACTCGCCGAAGGCATGCACGCGACGGGCAGGCACGCAGTACGGTGGGACCGGGCAGCGCAGCCGGCTGGCCTTTATGTACTGAGGCTGCAAGTTGGAACCGACGCCGTGATACGGCGGATGATTGTGCAGTGATCTCGCAGACAGCAGGGCTTCAGAGAAGGAAGGGATAGGCCGCAAACTTCCCTCGGTTCACATCGTAGATACGAGGCTCCGTCCGGCGGTCCGAGATATCTTTCGGACCCCGCGTTTTCTCCGTTTGCCTGTCTCTAGCCTCGTGGATCAGTCCCGCATCCGCAACTTCTGCATCATTGCCCACATCGACCACGGCAAGTCGACGCTGGCCGACCGGCTGCTCGAAGCCACGGGCACGCTCACCCAGCGCGAGATGCAGGACCAGGTCCTCGACTCGATGGACCTCGAGCGCGAGCGCGGCATCACGATCAAGAGCCACGCCATCCGCATGAACTACACGGCGGAGGATGGCCAGGATTACGTGGTCAACTTGATCGACACGCCGGGGCACGTCGACTTCACCTATGAGGTCAGCCGGGCGCTGCAGGCCTGCGAGGGCGCGATCCTCGTCGTCGACGCCGCGCAGGGCATCGAGGCGCAGACGATCTCGAACCTCTACCTCGCGCTCGACGCCGACCTGGAGATTATCCCGGTCCTCAATAAGGTCGACCTGCCGAGTGCCCGGCCCGAACTCGTGGCCAAGTCGATCACGGACCTCATCGGCGGCGACCCGGACGACGTGCTACACGTGAGCGCCAAGACGGGGGAGGGCGTCCCGGCGGTGCTGGAGCGCATCATCGAGCGCGTGCCGCCCCCGAAGGGCGATCCCGAGGCGCCGCTGCAAGCCCTCATCTTTGACTCGGCGTTCGACACCTACCGGGGCTCCGTCGTCTACGTCCGCGTAGTCGAAGGCACGATCCGCGACGGCGACGGCATCACGTTCATGGCG
The Bacteroidota bacterium DNA segment above includes these coding regions:
- a CDS encoding T9SS type A sorting domain-containing protein, with the translated sequence MRLLLLLVFLAPAALAQTVSSISFRSSQTMDGLYVDEVTGELFAVGGFIGTNVYSVEPAGGLSVFATGLTGPIHLTRAPDGNYYVTEFTPLNTQNGTVSRVTPTGDVTEFAVVPAGPSDIVADAEGNLYVSQFGIVSNDPSTNGNGDSITKITPDGTVSVFSAGGLLAAPVGLDFDDEGNLYAANIFDGLIVKMTPDGTQSLFASLPVTAPFTIGHLVWSNGRLYATHLGANQIHVFERDGTGRVLAGSGENGRQDGPAAEATFSSPNGIAASVTGDTLYVSEYIGAVNRIRMITLDGAVSTEPDARDMGLELQHYPNPIADAAQITYALDAPAEATLTVYDALGRTVARLAEGMHATGRHAVRWDRAAQPAGLYVLRLQVGTDAVIRRMIVQ
- a CDS encoding histidine kinase — protein: MLSSFLGSYWPRLPLLFTALSLVWGGLWIGSTQTDMSFVLAVDLVLPEVTYWNGWAMLTPVIVWLAHRSVNAFRRPSWQWALHLPLGLLVGAAAYALGAGLYAAAYVLVEAGGMPLGETLGARIAERSEILVSFWIPFGFLVYVLLIGVGLTQGYLRRLRNEERQSAALRAQLAEARLDVLARQLHPHFLFNALNTISATLHEDPAAADRMLSRLGGFLRRTLDQVDRPVVPLRDDLAFCRQYLGIVQDRFETRLTVDFDVDPVVEDAAVPYLLLQPLVENAVQHGVARHAGPATVEVRGRRDDAAVTIEVYNSAPPGGLADASKRREVGLGLANTRARLEAAFAGSAQVAPSVVLAPAEGGVVARLRFPYRSVKDTAVTADVVAADG
- a CDS encoding LytTR family DNA-binding domain-containing protein — protein: MAVDDEPPALRKLARWLAEDPDIEVVATCADGFEALDVLEQHRVDLLVLDIQMPELSGFDVLRRRPPGPEPVVVFATAYDAYAIQAFEHHAAGYLLKPYDRARFASTLAHAKAQHRGRSPSGEAKAHTQAALASLLDAVRPQEPYLDHLAVRLADRVDLVRVADVDWIEASGNYVTVHAGGTRHLIRTSLTRVASRLDPRRFLRIHRSTVVHLDRVQSLVPASHGDYTVVLRDGTTLNMSRTYREHLQRVLELGF
- a CDS encoding heavy metal translocating P-type ATPase, encoding MRPVALPKSPVTESDATSVTAPNAGTATATLSVQGMTCAACSGRVERALGKVPGVVEATVNLATERATVRFRPAEVARLDLDQVVRDAGYDVISVAEAVSDVVPARDDAEQKARAQERRSLQRRLWIAAGFTLPIVLLDMGAMLVPPVHEALMALLPMQTWRFVFFALASVVQFGPGLRFYRTGWAAVRHGAPDMNTLVALGTSAAYGYSVVATFLPSILPPGANHVYYEASATVITLILVGKYLEALAKGRTSEAIRALLRLQPDTARVERSGQYVETLIAEVVVGDRVQVRPGERVPVDGTVVEGRSFVDEAMLTGEPVPVEKGEGDLVVGGTVNQAGSFTLRATQVGANTVLQQIIRMVEAAQGSKPAVQALADRVVAVFVPIVLIIAASTFAVWLAVGPDPALTYALVAAVSVLIIACPCAMGLATPTAVMVGTGKAAQLGVLFRRGEALQTLTEVEVVALDKTGTLTEGRPTLTDVVTASGFEDDEVLRLVAAVEARSEHPIAAALMRAAEERGLDAPDVSGFTATPGFGVAGAIEGQAIVVGADRFMAQQGLDVDAFAAVAERLAAEGKTPLYAAIDGHLAAILAVADPVKPTTPAAIASLRGLGLRVAMVTGDTATTAHAIAARLGIDDVRAEVLPADKAEAVQALQHGARRVAFVGDGINDAPALAQADVGVAIGTGTDIAIEAADLVLMGDDLRGLTRSLGLATATLRTIRQNLFWAFAYNVVLIPVAAGVLYPLTGTLLSPVFAAAAMGLSSVFVLANALRLRRWTPAT